CCGGGCAGTGCTTCGATGACGGTTACCCGCGCAGATTTCAGTGGCAGGGCGAGCCGCTGCGCGGAAAAGTTGCGTACGCGGCAGGTGTTCCGCACGGTGTCGGTCGGATACAGCTGCGTGCGGTGCAGATAAACGCCGCGTTCGGCGCACAGTTTTCCGGCTATGAAAACGGCGCGTGCGGAAAACTGACGCAGGTCCGAGAACAGCACGATGTCGGCGCGGAGACCCGGCGCGAGACCTCCTCTGTCGTGCAGGCGGAAACATTCGGCGGCGTTCAGCGTCGCCATTTGTATGGCTGTAACCGCAGGAATCCCCTCCGCTACGCAGACGGCGAGGTCGTTGTCGAGGTGGCCGTCGGTGAGCATCGTTTCCGGGTCGTCCGTACACAGGACGCAGCGCCGCGCATTCTGCGGCGTTACGTTTTTGAGCAGCGTCTGCAAGTCGGTGCAGACGGCGCCCTGCCGGAGCAGGATGTACATGCCGCAGCGCAGCCGCTCGTCCATTTCCCGCAGCGTGGTGCATTCGTGGTCGTTTCCGATGCCGGCGGAGGCGTACGCGTTGAGCGCCTTGCCGCTCAGGGCGGGACTGTGCCCGTCTATGATAAGGTGCCGTTTGTGCGCCTGAAGGATTTTATCCAGTACGTCGTCCCGCGTTTCGAGTATGCCCGGATAGTTCATGAATTCACCCAATCCGTACGCCGCGCCCGAGTCGAACGGTTCGTCCATCATCTGCGCCGTCAGCGTGCAGCCGTTGTGCTCGAACGGCGTTGCCGGAACACACGAAGGAAGCATGTACCGCACCGAAAGCGGCGTCCGTTCGGCGGCGCGCACCATGTAGTCGAATCCGGCGAGTCCGCAGACGTTGGTTATTTCGTGCGGATCGGCGATTACGGTGGTCGTTCCGTGCGGCACGACCATGCGCGCAAATTCTTCGGGGCGGACGTAGCTCGATTCTATGTGGATATGTCCGTCTATAAGGCCGGGCGCGGCGTAGAGACCCGCCGCGTCGTATTCGGCGGCACCGCGGTACGAACCGATTCCGGCGATCGTGCCGTCGCTGACGGCGATATCGCCCTGAACGAGCGTTCCCGTGTAAACGTCGACTACGGTGCAGTTTTTGATTACCAGATCGGCTTCAAGCGTACCCGCGGCGATCCGGATCCGTTTTTTAAGTTGTTCAAGGTCGTTCATGGTTGCTCCTTGTCGTTTTTTTCATGTGTACCGGAAAGCGGTACGGTTATTTTTATTTCGGTTCCGATTTCATCGTTGGAAGTAATGGCGAACTCCGCGCCGATCAGCTTGGCCCGTTCCTGCATTCCCTGAATGCCGAAATGCGCGACGTTGTTCCGGGGCGCTTTCGCCGGATATGAAAAGCCCGTTCCGTCGTCGGTTACGTAGCAGACGAGGTTCGTCCGGTGCCGTTCGGCGGTTTTTCTGAACGCGACGCAGATTTCCGACGGAGACGCGTGCTTTATCGAGTTCGCAATACCTTCCTGGATGATCCGGTACAGATGAATGCACGTTTTTTCGGAAATCGCCGTCAGATCGAGCGATTTCGTGTATTTGCAGTAACAGGAAACGCCGGTGTCCGCTTGTATTTTATTGCAGAACGTCTGAACGGTTGCGGTGAAGTCTTTGCCGCTCAGATCCGGCGGCTGCAAATTCATGCAGATGGAACGCAGCTGCGCCACCGATTTCAGAATTCCGTGCGCTATTTCCGGCAGCGCCGTGTTCGTCAGCCGGTTCTGCGCCAATTCGAGACCGTAATATCTGAAATCCTGCATGACCGTGTCGTGTATTTCCAAAAGGATCCGGCGGCGTTCGATTTCCTGCGCTTTAATGACGGATTGTGCGAACCAGCTTGCCTGTTCCTGTTTCATTTTCGATTCCTGCAGCGATGCGGACATCCGGTACAGAATCAGCGTTCCGCCGATGATGAACGCAATGAAAAAAAGCAGCAGAAACAGAAACACGGTGTTCGTTTTTTCAGCCGCGTTTTTTTCGAGCGTTGCAAATTGAAACAGTGCGTACGAAATGTCCCGGGAATTATGCTGCGGCAGCGCGTTGCGGATTATCGCCGCCTGCTGAGTAAACGCCTTGTTCCGGTTCGCCAGCAGTGCGAACGCCGGATCGTTTATATATGCAGTAAAGTTTTCCTGAAAGATAATCAGTTTTTCTTTTTTTTCTTCTTGCAGCCAGTCGGGAGTGCCGTCGTAATCGAGCCAAGTGGTGAACAAGTCCGAAACGTCTGCCGGAAACACCAACGCGCAGCTGCACAGCAGCAGCAGCGCGAACGCGCCTTTTTTCAGTAAAATCGGCAGAAAATGAACAAAACGAAAAAAGTGTGTTATACTGTACCGCATGGCTCCAAAAATCAAGATACTTCTTTCCGTGTTCATGTGTACTGTCCTTAATACGCTGCTTGCTTTTATCGTTCAGCCTCGTTTATCGTTGTTTCTGGATACGGTGTTTACTATCGCTATCTGTTTTCAATACGGCCTGATTCCCGGTATCGCTACCGCAGCGCTGACGTCTTTATGTATCGATTTTACGCTGTATCCCAACCGATTCAATTTCCCTTTCGTATTGTGTACTCTGTGTATTGTGTTTCTGGTATGCTATTTTAAGCGCAACTATGTAAAATATCAAGAGATTTCGGCTGCTTTACTGATACATTTGTTCTTGTTGGGACTCGTCTCCAGCCTTTCGGTCAGTATATTGGGCGAATTGCTCAATTTGGTTATGGGAGTGCTGTTCGATCAGAAATTCCATTATACGACTGATTGGTACCAGATTTTCTTTTTGCGGCACGGATTCCCGGAACCGATCGCGGGATTTCTGTCGCGGCTTTTGGTAAACACGATAGATCAGCTGTTTTCCGTTTTTACCGGATACGGCGTTTTTTATCTGTTTGCGCGCAAAAAGGACAAATCGTCATAATCCGATCAAGTCGCTCCGGCAGAAAACGTCGGTTTTTTCATACAGACGGGACAGATAATTTTCTACGGTTCGCGTTGAAATATTCATTTTGTCCGCAATCTGCTGATTCGACAGATAATCCTGCACGTAAATAAGCACTTCCCGTTCCCGTTTGGTCAATATGTCCGGCGAGGCGGCGTCTTTTTTATATTCTTCGTAAAGTCCGCTGTCGATGTACGTTCCGCCCGCGGCGACCGCGTTCAGCGCGTCCAGAATTTCCTGTTCCGGTGCAATTTTTGATACGCAGCCTTTCGCGCCGAGTTCCAGCGCCCGCTGTATGCGCGGAACGGTAACGAACGCCGAATAAATGACGATTTTTACCGGACAGTCGTCCGCGCGCAGTTCCATGCCGTTTTCTTGCAGTAAATCGGCTATCCACCGAATGAATTCAAGCCCGTTGTCTTTTTGAAGCATGACGTCCAGCAATATCACCGTACAGTCCCGCCCGTTCGGCTCCGCTGTTAAAACACCGGTAAGCAGCGTTTCCGCTTCAGTAAGACAGGCTGCTTCTCCGATGCACTTCCAGGCGGAGTTGTCCGATTCGGCACTGCCAGATTCGGCACTGTCCGATTCGGAACCGCTTGATTCAAGGTATTGAGCCAGCCCGTGCCTGAGAAATACGTGATCGTCTATGATAAGAAAAGTTTTCATTGCACCGTTTCCCGCCGTTTAAAAACTGTGAAAAAACACTGAATCCGATTTTACCATAAGCAGGTACCTTAGTAAACGTAATGAAGAGAGTGCATCCGCCGGAATCGTTCGGTTCCGGACTCTTTCATATGTTTATTTTTAGGAGTTTTAGATGAAGAAAACGAAAATCGGATTTATCGGCGGAACGATTGCCGCCGCCGTTTTGGCTCTGTCTCTTGCCGGTTGTAATCAGGGAACCGGCGGCAGTGGTTCCGTTGTTCCTGACCAGCCCAAAGTGTCGTATCGGGACAGCATCTTCGTCCAGGGACGGGGACAGGTATATCAGCCGGTACTGACGAATAATGGTCAATCAGTATATGAACGTACTGATCCCGTATCTGAAACTGTCGCTGATTTTTATATGGGACAGTACGAAATCACGGACGAATGGTGGAAAGAAGTGTACGACTGGGCGACTGACGCCGCGCGCGGAAGCAGACAGTATTCGTTTACGGTCGGTAATTCTCTCAGCAACGGCATGTCGTACGGAGACGCCGTCGTGTGGTGCAACGCGCTCAGCGAATATAAAGGCCGGGAACCCGTTTATATGGAAAAGGATACAATTGTCGTTGCCCGGACAGCCGTCAACGTTTCAAAAGATACATCGAGAGACGGTATTATGATATCTACCAATAATATACAAGTCTCAAAGGCTGCAGACGGTTTCCGTTTACCGTCTCTGGCGGAATGGCAGTTTGCCGCGCGCGGCGGAAATCCTTCTGCCAGTACCATTTGGAATTATCAGTTTGCAGGCAGTGATAATATCAGTGAGGTTGCTTGGTTCATCGGCAACGCGAACAGCCGGGGAACGCTCGTTGCCGGAGGAAAAAAATCGAACACGCTCGGTTTCTATGATTTGTGCGGCAGTCAGCGGGAATTCGTGTTCCGCGTTGCATTAAAGGCAGAGGCTGTGTCTTTTCCGAGAACCCCTTCGGCAGCAGCTGAGTTTGTCGCCGGCTCGGTGCTTGACGACAGTGATGCCTGTAAGATTCTGTGCGGTGAGACGGTTGCCGCTACACAGGTCGTTCAGAGTGCTTCTTTCCGTATCGTTTCAAACACCAAGTTTTAAGAACACGTAAAGAGTAAGCAGTAGTACGCGGAACCGGTTCGGTGTTTTACCGGATCGGTTCCGCTTTTTCACAGACAACAAGGAATGGGGTTATGCAGCAAATGAAACGGATTATGCTGGTGTATTTAAAATTCGTACTGATTTGTTTTGCCGTTTTATGTGTTACCGGTATGATCTTCGGCGAATATATCGTTTCCGAGCGGGGCGGTTCGCTGCTGAGTGCGGCGGCCCGGCCGGTGCACGCGGATCACGGTCGCGCTGCCGTCGACTTGTATCAGTTTACGTTGGTTCCCGTACCGGGCGGCTCTTATACGTGCGTTTTTACCGGACTGATGCCCGCCAGTGAAAGAAAACCCGACGAAACCGAATATATCGCACCGTTTTATATGAGTGCGCACGAAGTATCCAACGAACTGTGGGCGGAAGTCTTTACCTGGGCAACGAGCCCCGAGCGGGGAACGTACCGGTACGTGTTTTCGGACGGTTCGTTCCGGTACTGTACCTGGATGGACGCCGTCGTGTGGTGCAACGCACTCAGCGAATACCTGAACCGGGAACCGGTGTATTATGCCGGTACCGCTTCAGGCATCGGTACCGCGGCCGCCGGCAATACTGCCGTCGCTTCCGGCATCGGCAGTGCGCAGTACGCGTCGGTTCTGCGCCAAAGCATATCGTATGCCGAATGCCTCAATGAAGGCGTTCACTTTCCGGATATAAAAGAAAGCGCCGACGGCTTCCGGCTCCCCACTGCGGCGGAATGGCAGTTTGCGGCGCGCGGCGGAGATCCCGACGCGGAAGACTGGAATTATCAGTTCGCCGGCAGTAATAATATAGACGAAGTCGCCTGGCACGCGGGCAACAGTATGGGCTTTCATCCCGTCGGAGAAAAAAAAGCCAACCGTTTGGGCCTGTACGACATGTGCGGTAACCACTGGGAATGGGTGGAAAAATCCCGAACGGAAAACGTCGGCTATCTGGCAGGCGGTTCGTGCAAAACGTACCCTTCGCACTGCACCGTTTTTTCCATGCTGGCCCTTCATCCGCTTGAAGGCTATGAAACGTCGTTCCGGGTCGTTACGAACGGCAGGCTGCGGTAACCTGCCGAACACGGCAGACTGCGGTACCCTGATTCCGACCCGGCGCCGCCCGGTCGGTGCGCGTTCCGGCACGATATATTAAAAAAATACCATACTTTCCCGATGATTCCGAATTATGAACGATATATAATATCGTACGCGACGCGTTCGCCCGTGTCCGCTTTCCGTCCCGATACGGTGCGCGTGCAAAACCGCTTTCAGGAGAAATTTATGGAAGAAACAGACGACAGTGAATTTATCAGCACCGATTTTTTTACGGAAGGAACGTCGGCTCCCGCCGTTCAGCCCGATTCCCTGTCCGCAATGGCGGAACAGCTGGGCAATTCGTTTTCATTCAAACAGATCGGCTCCATGTCCCGCTATATCGAGCCGGTGAGCGGAGAAAACAGCATCGACATGCTGGTCGAGTTGTTTCAAAGCCAGCCGGAACTTACCGCGGTGCCCGTTGAAGAATACGACCGGGTTATCGGCGTTATCGACCGGAAAACCGTCGCCGCCGCAACCAACACGGCGTGGAAACGGTTTACCGCAAAGAAAATAGGCGACTACGTGCAGCGGGTGTCCGCCGTGCTGTACGCGCGTGATTTTATCGAAAAATCGCTGCAGAAAGTTTCGGAAATCAACCGGAAAGACGGTATCCTGTATTTTCCGGTGTTCAACAACCGGAGTTTTTTCGGCATAGTGTCGCTCGACGATTTCCTGTCGCGGATTGCAGAGATTCGCGAACAGGATCTGCGCAAAGCGTTCGTCATACAGCAGCGGCTGTTTCCCGACGCGGAAACGCTCGCGCAGCTGCCGTTCCGCGTGCAGGTGTGGAACCGGATGGCGAACGCGCTCGGCGGAGATCTGGCGCAGGTGATACCGCTTTCTGCCGGATCGTATTTGGTGTGCTGCTTCGACGTGTCGGGAAAAAACGTGGCGGCGTCCCTTTTGACCATCGCGGCAGGTTCGTTTTTTAACGTGCTGAAATACGTTCCGTCCTGTACGCAGAATCCGCTCAAGCTCGTTTCGCTGCTGGACGAATATCTTGAATACGCGGTGCCCGTGGGCAGTTTTATTACGGCCGCTTTCTGCTACGTGGATACGGAACGCCAGCTGATCCAGATTTACAATTGCGGGCACACGGCGGTGTACGTGTTTTTTCGGGACGAAGCCGTGAAAAATCGGGTGAACATCGCTGCCGTTAATCCGGCGCTGCCGCCGCTGGGAATGGGTGCGGTGAAATCCGCACTGAACGGATACGCCGCCGATCCTGCCGGAAACGTGAAGCCGTACACGCAGCTTCCCGTCAAAGCGGGCATGCACGTCGATTTGTATTCCGACGGTTTGAGCGACATGCAGGGCGACGACGGCGTCCGGTTCGACGACGATCGCACCCGCCGGTTTTTCATGGAGCTATATTGTAAGAAAGATGCGGACGTGAGCGGCGCCGTGGAAGCGGTCGTTGACGGCTGGATACATACCGCGATGCTCCCCGACGACATTACCGTCGTCGATATCCGATTGTAACCGCTTCCGCGTGCAGGCGCCGGGTACCGCTGCCGGTATGCCGCCTGGTACCGCAGCCCGGTATGCCGCCGCTTCCGTGTGCGGCGTAACGCGGGTATAAACCGCGACTCCGATACCTTCTGAGAACGATAAACCTCGATGCGCTGCGTCGAGGTTTTTTATTTTCTTCCGCATGTTTTGAGGAAAAGATGCGCATGTTTTTTATTTTCTTCCGCATGTTTTGGGAAAAAGATGCGCATGTTTTTAAATTTCTTCCGCATGTTTTGGGGAAAAGATGCGCATGTTTTTTATTTTCTTCCGCATGTTTTGGGGAAAAGATGCGCATCCGTGCCGCGGCGCGGGAGGATGCCGGCGTTTGCCCGATGGGTGCCGGCGGTTTACGGATACCGGCCGGCATTGCGAACGTTACACTTTTATGCGGCGCGTTCTGATGTCGAACAGAACAGCCAGAATGAGGATAATGCCGCGAACCATGTACTGGTAGGAAATACCGATGTTCATCAGGTTCATGCCGTTCGATAAGGCGGACATGACGAGCGCTCCGATAATCGTTCCCGTTACGCGTCCGACGCCGCCCGACGAAGAAACGCCGCCGACGTAGCAGGATGCGATCGCGTCCATTTCAAAGGCGTTGCCCGCCGTCGTCGTTGCCGACTGCAGCCGCGCGGTGAACAGGATTCCCGCAAGCCCCGCGAGCGCTCCCATTGAACAGAAAACGAACATCGTTACTTTCTGCACGCTGATACCGCTCAGTTCCGCCGCTTCGGGGTTGCCGCCCGTCGCAAAAATGTGGCGGCCGAGCACCGTGTTGTTGGTAAAAAAATGGTAGACTGCGAGGACTGCCAGTACGATGACGACCGTCCAAGACAGTCCGTTGTAATTGGCAAGTTTCCAGGTAAAAAACAGTATCAGTGCGGCGATAAAAAAGAGTTTGCACACGAACATGTCGATCGGCAGATTCTGCAGACGGTATTTTTCCCGTTTGGCGCGGTTCACGATTTCGCTCACGATGATGAACACGATCAGCGCGATGCCGAGGATGAGCGTGAGTACGTGAAGCCCTTCCGGTCCGAACGGATCTTGGATAAAGCCGTTGCCCAGCGCGTTGAACGCGGCGTTTTTTACGATGATCGTTCCGGTGCCTTCGGTAACGCGCAGCAGCGCTCCGCGGAAAATGAACATGCCGGCGAGCGTAACGACGAACGCCGGAACGCCGCATTTCGCTATCAGCGTTCCCTGATACAGTCCGATGAGCAGTCCGATTCCCATCGCGATAAGCACGACGGCGGCGACCGGAAGACCGGTAAAGTTGCGCATCAGCAGTGCCGCGATGGCGCCGGTAAAGCCGGCGGCGAATCCGACGGACAGATCTATCTGCCGTATGATGAGAACCAGCGTCATACCTATGGCAAGAATCGCAACGTAGCCGGTCTGATCGAACAGATTGCTCAAGTTGCGCGGCGTCATGAAAATACCGCCGGTCGTAACGGTAAAGAAAATCATTACGACCATCAAAGCGACGAACATGCCGTATTGGCGTGCGTTCTGTTTCAAAATTCTGAAGTTCATGGTTTCTCCTAATGAAGTTATTGCGGTGAACGGCTGCGTCAGTTCGCCGTTGCCAGATGCATGATTTTTTCCTGAGTGGCGTCCGCGCCGCTCAGTTCGCCCGCGATCACACCGCCTGAAACGACGTATATGCGGTCGCTCATACCGAGTATTTCCGGTAATTCGGACGATATCATGATGATGCTCATGCCCTGTTCGACCAGCGTGTTCATGAGCGTGTAAATCTCGTATTTTGCGCCGACGTCTATTCCGCGCGTCGGTTCGTCGAGAATCAGAATATCGGGCTTTACCATAAGCCATTTTGCCAGCGACACTTTCTGCTGGTTTCCGCCGGAAAGTTTGTTGACTTTCGCATCTATCGAGGGCGTTTTGATTTTGAGTTCTTGGCGATATTTTTCACTCACCGTGATTTCCCGGTTTTTGTCGATGATATTGTTTTTTACCAGCTGCTTGAGCGACGCGATCGTTATGTTCTGTTTAACGTCCTGCTCGAGAATCAGGCCGTCTCTCTTGCGGTCTTCCGACACGTACGCGAAGCCGTGTGCGATGGCGTCTTTTGAGTGTCTGAAATCGACCGGTTTGCCGAACAGGAGCGCCGTTCCTTCCACTTTGTATTTACGCGGATTGCCGAATACGCTCAGCGCGAATTCCGTCCGTCCGGCGCCCATCAGTCCCGCCAGTCCCAGAATTTCTCCCCTGCGGACGTTCAAATCGATGCCTTTCAGCAATTGGCGGGAAATGTTGTAGTCGTAGACTTTCCAGTCTTTTACTTCAAAAACGACGTCGCCTCTGTCGGCGTGCGCACGCTTCGGATAGATGTTTTTTATTTCGCGGCCCACCATGTGTTTGATGATGATTTCTTCGCTCAGTTCCGCGCGCGGCAGCGTGGCGACCGTCCGTCCGTCTCTGAGTATCGTAACCGTATCCGCGATTTTCAGCACTTCTTTCAGTTTGTGCGATATCATGATGCAGGTTACGCCCTGTTTTTTCAGGTTCAGTATCAGTTCCAGCAGGTTTTCGCTGTCGTCTTCGTTCAGTGAAGACGTCGGTTCGTCCAAAATGAGTATGCGGATGTTTTTGCTGAGCGCTTTTGCGATTTCAATAAGCTGCTGTTTTCCGGTGCCCAAGTTTTTTATCTGCGTGCCCGGGTCGACGTCGAGTCCCACTTTCGCAAGCTGCTGCTGTGCCCGGATGATGGTTTCGTTCCAATCGATGGAACCGTTTTTCTTTTTGATTTCATGACCGAGGTAGATGTTTTCGTATACCGACAGTTCGCTTATGAGCGCCAGTTCCTGATAGATGATCGCAAGGCCCGCTCGTTCGCTGTCTTTGATCGTTTTATACGTTTGTACTTCCCCGTCGATAATGACTTGGCCTTCGTAGGTTCCGTACGGATGCACTCCCGACAGGACTTTCATCAGCGTCGATTTTCCGGCGCCGTTTTCTCCGACCAGAAAATGGATTTCGCCTTCGGCAACTTTGAACGTTACGTCGTCAAGCGCTTTTACTCCGGGAAATTCTTTTACTATGTGAGCCATTTCAAGAATGTTTTTGCCCATTACCAGTCCTCTTTTGATTTTGAACCGGAACCGGCAGGCTGCCGATTCCGGTAGGTGATTTCATTTCAGCAGTGTTTACTTAGAATTTTAAATTGCGCGCGCCGTTGTAATCGGCTTCAACAAGCAGTTTGATGTTGTCTTTGGTAATGACGGTTACGGCGGTTTGTTTGGCGGGAATCTGTTTGCTGCCGTTGTCGTAGGAAGAGGACGTTGAAGGTTTTTTGCCTGCAAGGATGTCCGTGGTCATGGCGATGGCGTCCGCCGCGAGCGTACTGGTGTTCTTCCACACGGTCATAGACTGTTTGCCGTCGGCGATGTACTGCGCGGAAGCGAATTCGGCGTCCTGACCGGTAATGTAGAAAGACGTTACGTCGGGATCTTTGGAAAACTCGTCCGCGATAGCGCGCGCCGTGCCGTCGTTCGGAGCGAGGATGTACACGCCGCCTTTATCGGCAGTTTTGGCTACCGTCAGGTTGTCCGCGGCCTTTTTCTTTGCGATGTCGAAGTTCCAGTCGGTCGTAACTTGGTTGATGATGTCGGCCAATTCGGTGCGGGACAGTTTGGTTTTGTTCTGCAGCGCGACTGCTTTATCCGAGTTTTTGATTACGAACGTACCGTCCGCAATTTTGGGCTGCAGGACTGACCAGGCGCCTTCAAAGAAGATGAACGCGTTGTTGTCCGATGCCGCTCCCGCGTACAGATACAACGGTACGCCTTTTTTGCCGGGTGTCAGTTTGTCGATGAGGAATTGTCCCTGAGCGACTCCGACGGAAAAGCTGTCGAACGTTACGTAATAATCGACGGCGGCGGTATCGGTGATGAGCCGGTCGTAGCAGATGACCGTTACGCCGTCTTTTTTTGCCGCTTCAACGGCTGCCGCGGCGGCGGTTGCGTCGTGCGGGCAGATGATCAGAATCTTGATTCCTTTGTTAAGGAGCGCTTCGACGTTCTGCTTTTCCTTGTTGGAATCGCCCTGACTGAACAGCAGCTGTACCGACGCTTTGCCTTCAAGCAATTTGAGAAATTGCGTTTCGTCCTGAATCCAGCGCGGTTCGTCTTTCGTGGGTAAAACGATGCCGACTTCAATCTTTGCGGATTCTTTTGCTCCGCCGGCAAAGACCGGCAGCGTTAACGCCGTCAGTATAAGCATACCGAGGATCGCCTTCACACTCTTTTTCATATGTGTCTCCTATAAAAAACGTCTGCATGATCGTTTTTTTAATCATGCAAGTTCAGTATAGAATATAGTTTTTCCGGTAACGGGAAAAATTCTGTCCGTTTTTATGATAAAAGGAAAAAGGCCGCGCGGGTGCATCGTTTTGCCGAACCTGCTCTGGAAAAAAATGAGGTCAAAATAAAACAGACGGGGCGCGGCGGTTACTCGATGCCGCGGCGTTTTCGGTACAGGCGGCGTTATTCGGTGCCGCGGCGGTTATTTGCCGTTCCGGTACACGTCTTCCCGGCTGTGAAAACCCGAATCGACGATAACGTCGTCGATATTGCCGCTCGTTACCAGAACCGGCGCAAGGAACACTGCCGGAACCCGTTTGGCGCCGTTGTCGATCGATTCGGTAACGCCGTCCAGTTCCGCCGCCGGCACGCCCGACGCGAGCAGATACGCATACGTCGCCGCTTTTTGCGCCAGTTCCGTTATCGGCTTATACACCGTCGCTGCCTGAGTGCCGGCTGCGATGCGCTGACACGCGGCGATGTCCGCATCCTGTCCGACGACGGGTACGGTCGTTCCGAGCCGGTGTTCGGAAAGCGCTTTGAGCACCGATTCGGCGACGGCGTCGTTTCCGCAGATAACGGCGTCGGGAATCAGATTCAGTTCGAGCAGTTCCGACATTTTACGGTACGAAAGGTCGTAATTCCAGTCCGTCGTATAATATTTGAATTGCACGCTGACCGGTCTGCCGTCGAGTGCGTCGCGGACGCCCGTATCGATCAGAGCCATATTGTAGTCTTCTTCCGCGCCGTATATGCAGTAATAGGCGCCTTTCGGGCGCAGGCGCAGCAGCGCTTCGGCCATCAGAAAACCGACTTGTCTGCTGTCGATCGTCAGATACAGCGAAACGTCCGCGTTCCGTATCAGTCGGTCGTATGAAACGACGGGAATGCCTTTGCTGCGGGCGCGCTGTACTACGGCGGTGAGCGCGTCGGCGTTTTTGGGGACTATTACCAATACGTCGACGCCGCGGTCTATGAGGTACTGGATTTGACTGCACTGTGCTTCCTGATCGTTGCCCGCGTTTTGTACGATAACGTCCGCACCCAACGCGCGCGCGGTGTCCCTGAAAATGTCGCAATCGCGCCGCCATCGCTCTATGATAAACGTGTCGATCGAAAAGCCTATCGTTACTCTTTTTTCCGCCGCCTGATCCGATTGTTTTTTTCGGGAGTCGGGTTTCAAAAAACAGCCGCTGCCCGTGCAGACTATCATGCATATGAGTCCCGTTATAAAAACGGACGTACGCGTACGGGGGTGTCCTGCCGAGCTTTTCATACGTTCTCCTGATAAAAAGGCAAGGAGGAAATGTCAATTTCCGGCTTGGCTTTTTACGCAGCTTCGCAGTAAAGCGAGAAGCTGCACTTGATAAGAAAGTTTGCAACGCAAACTTATGAAAGATACAAACCGACGATATTGCAGACGGTTTGTATCTTACTCTCCTGATAAAAACTTTGTGTAAAAACGCCGCGCCGTTTGTTTCATTCGCTGCCGCCGCCGTCGTTCGGTATTGAGGTACGATATTCCGTCGGCGTGAGACCGAATTTTCGGCGGAATAATTTGCTGAAATAATTCTGATCCGGATACCCGATCCGGTAACTGATTTCTTTTATGCTGTATCCGCCGTGCCGCAGCAGCTCTTTGCCTTTTTCCAAGCGCAGTTCGGTTACGTAATCGATAAACTTTGAACCCGTTTCGTCTTTGAACAGTTTGCTCAGATAAAACGGATTTACGTGTGCGAGCCGGGCCGTCTGTTCCAGGGAAATTTCGTTTCCGATATTGTCCTTGATAAAATCCTGCACTTTTTCGATTATCGGATTCAATTTTGCAGTCCGGCTTTCGTACAGGATAAACGTGCATTCGAGCAATTGCGGCAGTACGTAGGCCGTTATCTGGGAAAAAG
This sequence is a window from Treponema brennaborense DSM 12168. Protein-coding genes within it:
- a CDS encoding formylglycine-generating enzyme family protein, yielding MKKTKIGFIGGTIAAAVLALSLAGCNQGTGGSGSVVPDQPKVSYRDSIFVQGRGQVYQPVLTNNGQSVYERTDPVSETVADFYMGQYEITDEWWKEVYDWATDAARGSRQYSFTVGNSLSNGMSYGDAVVWCNALSEYKGREPVYMEKDTIVVARTAVNVSKDTSRDGIMISTNNIQVSKAADGFRLPSLAEWQFAARGGNPSASTIWNYQFAGSDNISEVAWFIGNANSRGTLVAGGKKSNTLGFYDLCGSQREFVFRVALKAEAVSFPRTPSAAAEFVAGSVLDDSDACKILCGETVAATQVVQSASFRIVSNTKF
- a CDS encoding formylglycine-generating enzyme family protein — translated: MQQMKRIMLVYLKFVLICFAVLCVTGMIFGEYIVSERGGSLLSAAARPVHADHGRAAVDLYQFTLVPVPGGSYTCVFTGLMPASERKPDETEYIAPFYMSAHEVSNELWAEVFTWATSPERGTYRYVFSDGSFRYCTWMDAVVWCNALSEYLNREPVYYAGTASGIGTAAAGNTAVASGIGSAQYASVLRQSISYAECLNEGVHFPDIKESADGFRLPTAAEWQFAARGGDPDAEDWNYQFAGSNNIDEVAWHAGNSMGFHPVGEKKANRLGLYDMCGNHWEWVEKSRTENVGYLAGGSCKTYPSHCTVFSMLALHPLEGYETSFRVVTNGRLR
- a CDS encoding LuxR C-terminal-related transcriptional regulator → MKTFLIIDDHVFLRHGLAQYLESSGSESDSAESGSAESDNSAWKCIGEAACLTEAETLLTGVLTAEPNGRDCTVILLDVMLQKDNGLEFIRWIADLLQENGMELRADDCPVKIVIYSAFVTVPRIQRALELGAKGCVSKIAPEQEILDALNAVAAGGTYIDSGLYEEYKKDAASPDILTKREREVLIYVQDYLSNQQIADKMNISTRTVENYLSRLYEKTDVFCRSDLIGL
- a CDS encoding sensor histidine kinase; the protein is MRYSITHFFRFVHFLPILLKKGAFALLLLCSCALVFPADVSDLFTTWLDYDGTPDWLQEEKKEKLIIFQENFTAYINDPAFALLANRNKAFTQQAAIIRNALPQHNSRDISYALFQFATLEKNAAEKTNTVFLFLLLFFIAFIIGGTLILYRMSASLQESKMKQEQASWFAQSVIKAQEIERRRILLEIHDTVMQDFRYYGLELAQNRLTNTALPEIAHGILKSVAQLRSICMNLQPPDLSGKDFTATVQTFCNKIQADTGVSCYCKYTKSLDLTAISEKTCIHLYRIIQEGIANSIKHASPSEICVAFRKTAERHRTNLVCYVTDDGTGFSYPAKAPRNNVAHFGIQGMQERAKLIGAEFAITSNDEIGTEIKITVPLSGTHEKNDKEQP
- the ade gene encoding adenine deaminase gives rise to the protein MNDLEQLKKRIRIAAGTLEADLVIKNCTVVDVYTGTLVQGDIAVSDGTIAGIGSYRGAAEYDAAGLYAAPGLIDGHIHIESSYVRPEEFARMVVPHGTTTVIADPHEITNVCGLAGFDYMVRAAERTPLSVRYMLPSCVPATPFEHNGCTLTAQMMDEPFDSGAAYGLGEFMNYPGILETRDDVLDKILQAHKRHLIIDGHSPALSGKALNAYASAGIGNDHECTTLREMDERLRCGMYILLRQGAVCTDLQTLLKNVTPQNARRCVLCTDDPETMLTDGHLDNDLAVCVAEGIPAVTAIQMATLNAAECFRLHDRGGLAPGLRADIVLFSDLRQFSARAVFIAGKLCAERGVYLHRTQLYPTDTVRNTCRVRNFSAQRLALPLKSARVTVIEALPGGIVTRKALRTVSLDSRGRFRYDKNVDAVKLAVIERHRNTGNVGIGLLAGYGLDCGAIATTNAHDSHNIIVAGADDGDMAAAVERIRELEGGIVLVKNGAIVGELALPIAGLMSTGTGAETAAAMRTLRQLAFDELHVRKEMEPLMTLSFMALPVIPEIKLTDNGPFDVTRFEFIPVEAES